A genomic segment from Nematostella vectensis chromosome 6, jaNemVect1.1, whole genome shotgun sequence encodes:
- the LOC5510548 gene encoding D-2-hydroxyglutarate dehydrogenase, mitochondrial isoform X1, with amino-acid sequence MLRVLRRCLASLGYTCITPPRIPVRVITAFGHKTRWRPPARRDFSSEVELTSIRYPQIKRGAFAEVTDDDVASFEAIIPGRVVIDADNIAPHNVDWMNTVRGQSKILLKPQTTEEVSKILTYCNSRKIAVNPQGGNTGLVGGSVPVFDEVILSLANLNKVINLDSLSGILTCEAGCILENLDNMLSDHGFMMPLDLGSKGSCHIGGNISTNAGGLRLLRYGSLHGSVLGLEVVLADGTIVDCLSSMRKDNTGYDLKQIFIGAEGTLGIVTKASILVPKRPNAISVSFFGCDSYKTVLETFKMAREMLGEILSACEFLDHHCMRLLNKNLNLHNPISSNPFYVLVETSGSNGAHDEEKLNAFLERAMNSKIVNDGTVVTDLSKVAEVWKLRESIAESLQREGEVYKYDLSMPLDKLYTLVEDLRGRLGDKATNVVGYGHLGDGNLHLNVTTPEHNKEVLNAIEPFVYEWTAKHHGSISAEHGLGLKKAPYIHMSKSAEAVQMMKRLKAMMDPNGILNPYKTVI; translated from the exons ATGTTAAGGGTTCTGAGGAGATGCTTAGCAAGCCTCGGCTACACGTGTATTACTCCTCCTCGAATTCCAGTCCGTGTTATCACGGCGTTCGGTCATAAGACAAGATGGCGCCCCCCCGCTCGCCGGGATTTCAGCTCAGAAGTAGAGCTGACTTCTATTCGGTATCCACAAATCAAGAGAGGAGCATTTGCTGAG GtgactgatgatgatgttgcaTCATTTGAGGCTATTATTCCTGGTAGAGTGGTGATTGATGCTGATAATATTGCTCCTCATAATGTTGACTGGATGAACACAGTCAG AGGACAAAGTAAAATTTTACTTAAACCCCAGACGACAGAAGAAGTTTCTAAAATATTGACATACTGTAACTCAAGAAA GATCGCTGTCAATCCTCAAGGAGGCAACACTGGTTTAGTTG GTGGCAGTGTTCCTGTTTTCGATGAGGTCATCCTCTCGTTGGCAAACCTCAACAAAGTCATCAACCTTGATAGTTTATCAG GTATTTTGACATGTGAAGCAGGCTGCATTCTAGAAAACCTGGATAACATGCTGTCTGACCATGGATTCATGATGCCTCTGGACCTGGGCTCCAAAGGAAG TTGTCATATTGGAGGAAACATATCAACAAATGCTGGGGGTCTTAGACTGCTGCGTTATGGCTCTCTACATGGCAGCGTCCTGGGACTAGAAGTG GTACTGGCTGATGGCACCATTGTGGATTGCCTTTCATCAATGCGTAAAGATAATACTG GTTATGATTTGAAGCAAATATTTATTGGAGCAGAAGGAACTTTAGGAATTGTCACCAAAGCATCAATTCTTGTTCCCAAAAGGCCAAAT GCAATTAGTGTCTCATTCTTTGGATGTGATAGCTACAAAACTGTTTTGGAGACATTCAAGATGGCAAGAGAAATGCTTGGAGAAATTCTTTCAG CTTGTGAGTTCTTGGACCACCACTGCATGAGACTGCTCAATAAGAACCTTAATCTACATAACCCAATCAGCTCCAATCCCTTTTACGTGCTGGTTGAGACATCTGGATCGAATGGTGCCCACGATGAGGAG AAATTAAATGCTTTCCTGGAACGAGCCATGAACAGTAAGATCGTCAACGATGGTACAGTTGTCACTGACCTGTCAAAG GTAGCAGAGGTCTGGAAACTTCGCGAAAGTATTGCTGAAAGCTTACAGCGTGAAGGAGAAGTTTACAAG TACGACCTGTCCATGCCGCTTGACAAGCTCTACACCCTAGTGGAGGATCTAAGAGGACGATTAGGCGACAAAGCCACCAATGTCGTGGGCTATGGACACCTTGGGGATG GTAATCTCCACCTGAACGTGACCACTCCAGAGCATAACAAGGAAGTGCTAAATGCCATCGAGCCCTTCGTCTACGAGTGGACAG CTAAGCACCACGGCAGCATCAGCGCGGAACACGGCCTCGGCTTGAAGAAGGCTCCCTACATTCATATGTCCAAGTCCGCGGAGGCTGTGCAGATGATGAAGAGGCTTAAGGCTATGATGGACCCAAACGGTATTCTCAACCCCTACAAGACGGTCATCTAG
- the LOC5510548 gene encoding D-2-hydroxyglutarate dehydrogenase, mitochondrial isoform X4, producing MNTVRGQSKILLKPQTTEEVSKILTYCNSRKIAVNPQGGNTGLVGGSVPVFDEVILSLANLNKVINLDSLSGILTCEAGCILENLDNMLSDHGFMMPLDLGSKGSCHIGGNISTNAGGLRLLRYGSLHGSVLGLEVVLADGTIVDCLSSMRKDNTGYDLKQIFIGAEGTLGIVTKASILVPKRPNAISVSFFGCDSYKTVLETFKMAREMLGEILSACEFLDHHCMRLLNKNLNLHNPISSNPFYVLVETSGSNGAHDEEKLNAFLERAMNSKIVNDGTVVTDLSKVAEVWKLRESIAESLQREGEVYKYDLSMPLDKLYTLVEDLRGRLGDKATNVVGYGHLGDGNLHLNVTTPEHNKEVLNAIEPFVYEWTAKHHGSISAEHGLGLKKAPYIHMSKSAEAVQMMKRLKAMMDPNGILNPYKTVI from the exons ATGAACACAGTCAG AGGACAAAGTAAAATTTTACTTAAACCCCAGACGACAGAAGAAGTTTCTAAAATATTGACATACTGTAACTCAAGAAA GATCGCTGTCAATCCTCAAGGAGGCAACACTGGTTTAGTTG GTGGCAGTGTTCCTGTTTTCGATGAGGTCATCCTCTCGTTGGCAAACCTCAACAAAGTCATCAACCTTGATAGTTTATCAG GTATTTTGACATGTGAAGCAGGCTGCATTCTAGAAAACCTGGATAACATGCTGTCTGACCATGGATTCATGATGCCTCTGGACCTGGGCTCCAAAGGAAG TTGTCATATTGGAGGAAACATATCAACAAATGCTGGGGGTCTTAGACTGCTGCGTTATGGCTCTCTACATGGCAGCGTCCTGGGACTAGAAGTG GTACTGGCTGATGGCACCATTGTGGATTGCCTTTCATCAATGCGTAAAGATAATACTG GTTATGATTTGAAGCAAATATTTATTGGAGCAGAAGGAACTTTAGGAATTGTCACCAAAGCATCAATTCTTGTTCCCAAAAGGCCAAAT GCAATTAGTGTCTCATTCTTTGGATGTGATAGCTACAAAACTGTTTTGGAGACATTCAAGATGGCAAGAGAAATGCTTGGAGAAATTCTTTCAG CTTGTGAGTTCTTGGACCACCACTGCATGAGACTGCTCAATAAGAACCTTAATCTACATAACCCAATCAGCTCCAATCCCTTTTACGTGCTGGTTGAGACATCTGGATCGAATGGTGCCCACGATGAGGAG AAATTAAATGCTTTCCTGGAACGAGCCATGAACAGTAAGATCGTCAACGATGGTACAGTTGTCACTGACCTGTCAAAG GTAGCAGAGGTCTGGAAACTTCGCGAAAGTATTGCTGAAAGCTTACAGCGTGAAGGAGAAGTTTACAAG TACGACCTGTCCATGCCGCTTGACAAGCTCTACACCCTAGTGGAGGATCTAAGAGGACGATTAGGCGACAAAGCCACCAATGTCGTGGGCTATGGACACCTTGGGGATG GTAATCTCCACCTGAACGTGACCACTCCAGAGCATAACAAGGAAGTGCTAAATGCCATCGAGCCCTTCGTCTACGAGTGGACAG CTAAGCACCACGGCAGCATCAGCGCGGAACACGGCCTCGGCTTGAAGAAGGCTCCCTACATTCATATGTCCAAGTCCGCGGAGGCTGTGCAGATGATGAAGAGGCTTAAGGCTATGATGGACCCAAACGGTATTCTCAACCCCTACAAGACGGTCATCTAG
- the LOC5510548 gene encoding D-2-hydroxyglutarate dehydrogenase, mitochondrial isoform X2 has translation MLRVLRRCLASLGYTCITPPRIPVRVITAFGHKTRWRPPARRDFSSEVELTSIRYPQIKRGAFAEVTDDDVASFEAIIPGRVVIDADNIAPHNVDWMNTVRGQSKILLKPQTTEEVSKILTYCNSRKIAVNPQGGNTGLVGGSVPVFDEVILSLANLNKVINLDSLSGILTCEAGCILENLDNMLSDHGFMMPLDLGSKGSCHIGGNISTNAGGLRLLRYGSLHGSVLGLEVVLADGTIVDCLSSMRKDNTGYDLKQIFIGAEGTLGIVTKASILVPKRPNAISVSFFGCDSYKTVLETFKMAREMLGEILSACEFLDHHCMRLLNKNLNLHNPISSNPFYVLVETSGSNGAHDEEVAEVWKLRESIAESLQREGEVYKYDLSMPLDKLYTLVEDLRGRLGDKATNVVGYGHLGDGNLHLNVTTPEHNKEVLNAIEPFVYEWTAKHHGSISAEHGLGLKKAPYIHMSKSAEAVQMMKRLKAMMDPNGILNPYKTVI, from the exons ATGTTAAGGGTTCTGAGGAGATGCTTAGCAAGCCTCGGCTACACGTGTATTACTCCTCCTCGAATTCCAGTCCGTGTTATCACGGCGTTCGGTCATAAGACAAGATGGCGCCCCCCCGCTCGCCGGGATTTCAGCTCAGAAGTAGAGCTGACTTCTATTCGGTATCCACAAATCAAGAGAGGAGCATTTGCTGAG GtgactgatgatgatgttgcaTCATTTGAGGCTATTATTCCTGGTAGAGTGGTGATTGATGCTGATAATATTGCTCCTCATAATGTTGACTGGATGAACACAGTCAG AGGACAAAGTAAAATTTTACTTAAACCCCAGACGACAGAAGAAGTTTCTAAAATATTGACATACTGTAACTCAAGAAA GATCGCTGTCAATCCTCAAGGAGGCAACACTGGTTTAGTTG GTGGCAGTGTTCCTGTTTTCGATGAGGTCATCCTCTCGTTGGCAAACCTCAACAAAGTCATCAACCTTGATAGTTTATCAG GTATTTTGACATGTGAAGCAGGCTGCATTCTAGAAAACCTGGATAACATGCTGTCTGACCATGGATTCATGATGCCTCTGGACCTGGGCTCCAAAGGAAG TTGTCATATTGGAGGAAACATATCAACAAATGCTGGGGGTCTTAGACTGCTGCGTTATGGCTCTCTACATGGCAGCGTCCTGGGACTAGAAGTG GTACTGGCTGATGGCACCATTGTGGATTGCCTTTCATCAATGCGTAAAGATAATACTG GTTATGATTTGAAGCAAATATTTATTGGAGCAGAAGGAACTTTAGGAATTGTCACCAAAGCATCAATTCTTGTTCCCAAAAGGCCAAAT GCAATTAGTGTCTCATTCTTTGGATGTGATAGCTACAAAACTGTTTTGGAGACATTCAAGATGGCAAGAGAAATGCTTGGAGAAATTCTTTCAG CTTGTGAGTTCTTGGACCACCACTGCATGAGACTGCTCAATAAGAACCTTAATCTACATAACCCAATCAGCTCCAATCCCTTTTACGTGCTGGTTGAGACATCTGGATCGAATGGTGCCCACGATGAGGAG GTAGCAGAGGTCTGGAAACTTCGCGAAAGTATTGCTGAAAGCTTACAGCGTGAAGGAGAAGTTTACAAG TACGACCTGTCCATGCCGCTTGACAAGCTCTACACCCTAGTGGAGGATCTAAGAGGACGATTAGGCGACAAAGCCACCAATGTCGTGGGCTATGGACACCTTGGGGATG GTAATCTCCACCTGAACGTGACCACTCCAGAGCATAACAAGGAAGTGCTAAATGCCATCGAGCCCTTCGTCTACGAGTGGACAG CTAAGCACCACGGCAGCATCAGCGCGGAACACGGCCTCGGCTTGAAGAAGGCTCCCTACATTCATATGTCCAAGTCCGCGGAGGCTGTGCAGATGATGAAGAGGCTTAAGGCTATGATGGACCCAAACGGTATTCTCAACCCCTACAAGACGGTCATCTAG
- the LOC116617231 gene encoding serine/threonine-protein kinase BRSK2 produces the protein MSTLDIKTVGPYILQETLGRGQTGVVKLGVHCQTRKKVAVKIIDRTKLSEQVLTKVEREIAIMKLIEHPHVLGLYDVYENRKHLFLILEHVSGGELFDYLVRRGRLPINEARRFFAQIVSAVDFCHRHCVCHRDLKPENLLLDRRMNIKVADFGMASLQAGDNSMLETSCGSPHYACPEVIRGEKYDGRRADTWSCGVILYALLVGALPFDDDNLRHLLEKVKRGVFSIPSFVPSDLQNLLRGMINVDQEKRYTLQQVKRHPFLYSYKEDLPPDPDVVDIVKIDDITCKDEIDPDVLACMKSLGCFKNKDKLLTNLLSNEKTIEKVVYFLLLERKERVPCNEDTEVAQINSRLTNLVEDPPRKRVDSCGSPRLHRSRHPIMSSASPPITGRPRAETHSGAISTPVTLIHISPKHQAYPPNKSPNSTPPDSPVHTTPPGSPWKSRLANFKQVIVGSPRFHRRKTHSHGQGSGSGDTTPVCPSPESSPDVVKRSWFGHIMLGHNGQHRQEPFFIVVKGKSFSTVKADVVHAFLSVRNLTHCVVTQRSFKAEYKKVGGKKMFNKPVRILVEIAQVEDARCDPEVKVHTVSIVLESGPAHRFKKLCEKLQLILLSNTRQSSKRDSINTTAGDENEGLVGDEKNAPLTPPQQTRLELTHLSDTESESEILESPLLAKKASIKILKNGN, from the exons ATGTCAACGTTGGATATTAAAACCGTTGGGCCATACATTTTACAAGAAACCCTAGGCCGTGGACAAACAG GAGTAGTGAAACTTGGAGTTCATTGCCAAACAAGGAAGAAAGTAGCTGTCAAAATTATCGACCGTACAAAGCTAAGCGAACAAGTCTTAACTAAG gtTGAGCGAGAGATCGCTATCATGAAACTCATAGAACACCCACATGTATTGGGGCTGTATGATGTGtatgaaaacagaaaacacTT ATTTCTTATTCTGGAGCATGTGTCAGGTGGAGAGCTGTTTGACTACCTCGTCAGAAGAGGAAGATTACCTATTAATGAG GCAAGACGATTTTTTGCTCAGATAGTTTCTGCTGTTGACTTCTGTCATAGACACTGCGTTTG TCATCGTGATTTAAAGCCAGAGAATCTTCTCCTGGACAGACGTATGAACATTAAGGTGGCCGACTTTGGCATGGCGTCACTACAG GCTGGTGATAACTCTATGCTGGAAACGAGTTGCGG GTCGCCTCATTACGCCTGTCCAGAAGTTATACGG GGGGAAAAATATGACGGCCGGCGTGCAGACACGTGGAGCTGTGGAGTGATTTTATACGCATTACTAGTG gGAGCATTACCTTTTGATGACGATAACTTACGACATTTATTAGAAAAA GTAAAACGGGGAGTTTTTTCCATACCATCGTTCGTACCATCCGACCTACAAAACCTTTTAAGAGGCATGATCAATGTAGACCAAGAAAAAAGATACACG CTTCAGCAAGTCAAAAGACATCCCTTTCTTTATAG TTACAAAGAAGACTTGCCCCCTGATCCAGACGTTGTAGACATTGTTAAG ATTGATGACATCACGTGCAAAGATGAAATCGACCCTGACGTTCTGGCTTGCATGAAGTCACTTGGCTGCTTTAAGAACAAAGACAAGCTACTTACAAACCTGCTCAGCAACGA GAAAACGATCGAGAAGGTAGTGTACTTCTTGTTGCTGGAGCGCAAGGAGCGCGTGCCATGTAATGAGGACACGGAGGTCGCGCAGATCAACAGCCGACTAACCAACCTCG TTGAAGACCCTCCTAGGAAGCGCGTCGATTCGTGTGGCTCGCCAAGACTCCATAGATCAAG ACACCCGATTATGTCAAGCGCCTCTCCTCCAATCACCGGCCGACCGCGGGCCGAAACTCACTCTGGGGCAATAAG tACTCCCGTGACGCTGATCCACATCAGTCCCAAGCACCAGGCGTACCCACCTAACAAGAGCCCCAACAGTACCCCTCCTGACTCCCCCGTACACACGACCCCGCCTGGCAGCCCCTGGAAATCACGACTCGCCAACTTCAAACAAGTCATCGTAGGCTCACCCAGGTTTCACCGCAGAAAGACCCACTCACACG GTCAAGGAAGTGGATCTGGCGACACCACCCCCGTCTGTCCATCTCCGGAATCATCACCAGA TGTCGTTAAACGCTCGTGGTTTGGTCATATTATGCTTGGACACAACGGCCAGCATCGCCAAGAG ccctTCTTTATCGTAGTCAAAGGAAAGTCATTCAGTACCGTCAAAGCTGATGTCGTACACGCCTTTCTATCT GTCAGAAACCTTACCCACTGTGTCGTCACGCAGCGGAGCTTTAAGGCAGAGTATAAAAAAGTGGGAG GGAAGAAGATGTTCAATAAGCCTGTCCGTATCCTTGTGGAGATAGCGCAAGTAGAAGACGCGAGGTGTGACCCGGAAGTCAAGGTGCACACTGTCTCCATCGTTCTTGAGTCTG GTCCGGCACACAGATTCAAGAAGCTGTGCGAAAAACTGCAGCTGATATTGCTTTCCAATACGCGCCAGTCATCCAAGAGGGACAGCATTAACACGACCGCTGGCGACGAGAACGAGGGCCTGGTCGGCGATGAGAAAAACGCCCCTCTCACCCCCCCACAACAAACTCGACTAGAACTGACTCACCTGTCGGATACGGAGAGCGAGAGCGAGATTCTGGAAAGCCCGCTCCTCGCCAAAAAAGCAAGCATTAAGATACTGAAGAATGGTAACTAG
- the LOC5510548 gene encoding D-2-hydroxyglutarate dehydrogenase, mitochondrial isoform X3 — MLYKVTDDDVASFEAIIPGRVVIDADNIAPHNVDWMNTVRGQSKILLKPQTTEEVSKILTYCNSRKIAVNPQGGNTGLVGGSVPVFDEVILSLANLNKVINLDSLSGILTCEAGCILENLDNMLSDHGFMMPLDLGSKGSCHIGGNISTNAGGLRLLRYGSLHGSVLGLEVVLADGTIVDCLSSMRKDNTGYDLKQIFIGAEGTLGIVTKASILVPKRPNAISVSFFGCDSYKTVLETFKMAREMLGEILSACEFLDHHCMRLLNKNLNLHNPISSNPFYVLVETSGSNGAHDEEKLNAFLERAMNSKIVNDGTVVTDLSKVAEVWKLRESIAESLQREGEVYKYDLSMPLDKLYTLVEDLRGRLGDKATNVVGYGHLGDGNLHLNVTTPEHNKEVLNAIEPFVYEWTAKHHGSISAEHGLGLKKAPYIHMSKSAEAVQMMKRLKAMMDPNGILNPYKTVI, encoded by the exons ATGCTTTATAAGGtgactgatgatgatgttgcaTCATTTGAGGCTATTATTCCTGGTAGAGTGGTGATTGATGCTGATAATATTGCTCCTCATAATGTTGACTGGATGAACACAGTCAG AGGACAAAGTAAAATTTTACTTAAACCCCAGACGACAGAAGAAGTTTCTAAAATATTGACATACTGTAACTCAAGAAA GATCGCTGTCAATCCTCAAGGAGGCAACACTGGTTTAGTTG GTGGCAGTGTTCCTGTTTTCGATGAGGTCATCCTCTCGTTGGCAAACCTCAACAAAGTCATCAACCTTGATAGTTTATCAG GTATTTTGACATGTGAAGCAGGCTGCATTCTAGAAAACCTGGATAACATGCTGTCTGACCATGGATTCATGATGCCTCTGGACCTGGGCTCCAAAGGAAG TTGTCATATTGGAGGAAACATATCAACAAATGCTGGGGGTCTTAGACTGCTGCGTTATGGCTCTCTACATGGCAGCGTCCTGGGACTAGAAGTG GTACTGGCTGATGGCACCATTGTGGATTGCCTTTCATCAATGCGTAAAGATAATACTG GTTATGATTTGAAGCAAATATTTATTGGAGCAGAAGGAACTTTAGGAATTGTCACCAAAGCATCAATTCTTGTTCCCAAAAGGCCAAAT GCAATTAGTGTCTCATTCTTTGGATGTGATAGCTACAAAACTGTTTTGGAGACATTCAAGATGGCAAGAGAAATGCTTGGAGAAATTCTTTCAG CTTGTGAGTTCTTGGACCACCACTGCATGAGACTGCTCAATAAGAACCTTAATCTACATAACCCAATCAGCTCCAATCCCTTTTACGTGCTGGTTGAGACATCTGGATCGAATGGTGCCCACGATGAGGAG AAATTAAATGCTTTCCTGGAACGAGCCATGAACAGTAAGATCGTCAACGATGGTACAGTTGTCACTGACCTGTCAAAG GTAGCAGAGGTCTGGAAACTTCGCGAAAGTATTGCTGAAAGCTTACAGCGTGAAGGAGAAGTTTACAAG TACGACCTGTCCATGCCGCTTGACAAGCTCTACACCCTAGTGGAGGATCTAAGAGGACGATTAGGCGACAAAGCCACCAATGTCGTGGGCTATGGACACCTTGGGGATG GTAATCTCCACCTGAACGTGACCACTCCAGAGCATAACAAGGAAGTGCTAAATGCCATCGAGCCCTTCGTCTACGAGTGGACAG CTAAGCACCACGGCAGCATCAGCGCGGAACACGGCCTCGGCTTGAAGAAGGCTCCCTACATTCATATGTCCAAGTCCGCGGAGGCTGTGCAGATGATGAAGAGGCTTAAGGCTATGATGGACCCAAACGGTATTCTCAACCCCTACAAGACGGTCATCTAG